TTTCCTTCGAAATTCGAAAGGAACTTCATATCAATTTTCAATAAATCAAAATCATATTCTTTTAGAACATTTAATCCTGAATAACCTGAGCCAAAGTCATCAAGCCAGAGAGCATAACCATGGGCACGGAAACTCTTTAGTTCTTCCTGAAGCTTTATATCATCTTCTGAAAGAGTACTTTCCGTAATTTCAATATGAATATCAGACTTATCAATGTTATACTTTTTCAGACAGTTTTCGACTTCTTCTGCAAGATTAAGTGAATCAAAATCCAGACGCGAAAAGTTCAGTGAGACAGGAATTATTTTTCTGCCTCTTGCTCTTGCAGATTCGATATGCTGGCAAACCTTTTCTACTATATACATATCCAGTCTGTGAATCTGATAGTATTCTTCTAGTGTTTCAATAAAATCAACAGGGGAGAGGAAACCAAATTGCGGATCATTCCAGCGGGCTAATGCTTCCATTCCACAAATCTTTCCTGTTTGAGAATTTACAAACGGCTGATAATAAACCTGAATATATTCATTCTTAATGGCACTATCAAAATTATTGATGATGTACTGCTTCTTCTGGAATCTTAAAGACATTGTCTCATCATAAAGACAATAGGTGATATTATAATGCTTTTTAATTGAATTACAGGCATAACGTGCATGGTCACAGGCAACCAGAGGAAGTACTTCCTTATTCTCAGGTTTATAAGCTCCAACTTTAATTCCAAGTTTTATATCATATTGATATTCAGAAAGCTTCTTGCAGATATCTAAAACCTTTTCTTTGATTCTTTCATCTTTTGTAAGTACAACAAAGTTATCGTTTGAAAAATGAGCTGTCAGGGATTTTTCAAAAGTCTGATTCAATAAATCTGCAAATTTCTTTAAAAACGAATTACCTTCCCAGAATCCATATTTTTGATTAAGCATCTTAAAATTCTCTATATCAAAATACAGATAGATATACTGGTGAATATCAATGCCATTTTTGTTAATCAATTCAAAGGACTGGCCTCTGAAATAATTCATATTTGCAATTCCGGTAACTTCATCGCTAATAGACAATTTCAAAAGGATATCATGAGCCTGTTCCAGCTGTTCATCTTTTTTTGCTTCACTTAATTTTTGTCTGTAAGAGTTGATTGCACTTAAAAGAATGATTATTAAAACAATGCTCAGATTCACTTTTGTTGCATAAGATGCTGGTATTGCTGAATTACAGAGATAGAAAAATACTCCATAAGAAGTTGTAAGAAATATAATCGAATAGACAGGGCGCCATACCGTAAAACAAAAAACGATTATGGTCATTGTCATAAGTGTGATGAACTGTTCACCCTTAAGATAATCAAGATAAGAAATGTAAATCCCAAATGCGATTGAAATTACAGCAAATACAAACCTGATTGTCCACCAGACATTATGATTTTTAACAATTTTCTTAAGATGTAAAATACTATAGATAAGAAGAACTAATGCTGATATCAATAAAACTGAATAACAGAGAAGATGGGTAAACAGCCATTTATCTGAACGATTCAGGTCACCTACAAATTGAAAAAAGAGTGTGCTGCAAATCATCCAGAGTTCTAGAACTACAACTACAGAAGCTACATATAAACTTGAACGTATATTTGAAGCATCAAAAAAATCATGTGTATATTTTGTTAATTTTTCTATTCCGAAAAAATGCTTAACCTTCTCCAATCTGCTCATATACTAATATTATAAAGCCGGAATCAAAAAAAGGGAAAGTTTTTTTTAAGATATTGTTATATTTCTCTAATCATTCAAATATTGCAAGATGAATAATCTCGGTTTATAATAGAAGAATTATGAGAGCAAAAACATTTAAGGGTGGAATTCACCCTAAAGAGTATAAGGAACTGAGTAACCAGTGTCCTATAACTCCAGCGTTTCCTGCATCAAAAACCGTGACTATTCCGGTTACGATGGGAGGCGCTCCTAATCAGCCGCTTGTAAAAGTTGGCGATGAAGTTGCAAAAGGACAGATTATTGCTTCTGG
The Treponema bryantii DNA segment above includes these coding regions:
- a CDS encoding EAL domain-containing protein — translated: MSRLEKVKHFFGIEKLTKYTHDFFDASNIRSSLYVASVVVVLELWMICSTLFFQFVGDLNRSDKWLFTHLLCYSVLLISALVLLIYSILHLKKIVKNHNVWWTIRFVFAVISIAFGIYISYLDYLKGEQFITLMTMTIIVFCFTVWRPVYSIIFLTTSYGVFFYLCNSAIPASYATKVNLSIVLIIILLSAINSYRQKLSEAKKDEQLEQAHDILLKLSISDEVTGIANMNYFRGQSFELINKNGIDIHQYIYLYFDIENFKMLNQKYGFWEGNSFLKKFADLLNQTFEKSLTAHFSNDNFVVLTKDERIKEKVLDICKKLSEYQYDIKLGIKVGAYKPENKEVLPLVACDHARYACNSIKKHYNITYCLYDETMSLRFQKKQYIINNFDSAIKNEYIQVYYQPFVNSQTGKICGMEALARWNDPQFGFLSPVDFIETLEEYYQIHRLDMYIVEKVCQHIESARARGRKIIPVSLNFSRLDFDSLNLAEEVENCLKKYNIDKSDIHIEITESTLSEDDIKLQEELKSFRAHGYALWLDDFGSGYSGLNVLKEYDFDLLKIDMKFLSNFEGNERARQILKNVINLAKDIGMQTLTEGVETQEAYDFLRENGCEKLQGYLFSKPISREELEAKLDAGTFVIE